The following proteins come from a genomic window of Nitrosopumilaceae archaeon AB1(1):
- a CDS encoding SMC family ATPase — MKILKVEINNFKSFDKVTLPESGYLRDGLFLIRGDNSMGKTSFMEAMLWCILGDKIISGHKSLFVRQGQSSCRVDVTFELEDNIYKVVRKIISRKSKKSNSDLEYPVDASLSKQNGDTFSIMYNGVRRVNSEIQNLLGLSDEDILKTVYVKQKEVDSLATAEPAKLRTLVTSLFGLEAFDDIIKRLKDRIINITESINNLSRDVGRLDIEQNELGKQKHRVTEIQANLDEINKQVAESKHLKSQLFDLERLRIITHNVGIIDDISNKLQIHEEKIKSQRAQTQNRQSRIESLESEISTLDEEITTINDLVNSLMDENKLRHIDDINNDILNITEQIINQRKKINVELESLSSEYILQLIKQMHTKITTLTKEQSLMNETLNQLRQTHTEEKLLVSMKHESLDYIKNHEKCPVCERDMMGENSTFAKIKSSHESHKSKTLKLNDEIIQLEKQIDTINLDISDKNNIRDSLDRLTEPIDTLEQKKSNLHSTLESYDVDTIDALLSKIGNISISEAIDQRRKSENKLSVKQELIQAKRQNLEEERSQSTSGRTDIEELELEKTQLNDQKVSANKDILKQLKPYSSLDELLKQFSCSSIAELENNHKIYDAKISEQTKQKTSTKNQLDETLVDFVDREDCIKSLVLQKKKLENSKNKLRHMKFLKGEINGFLSIHVIEGKIVEILKEATNHYLLPFSNRRYRVHEFRSISKRVKDMESHGLEITLFDEHDNMMRTKTQISGGDETALGLALRLAISKIMGRIRPFKNSETHPPLVNMILLDEPMGSLDVHRRRELMNILVSDASFSQIFLITHTDIDVGDSHSIQVSSTNRDKQLEFTPMQV, encoded by the coding sequence TTGAAGATACTTAAAGTCGAAATTAATAATTTTAAATCTTTTGACAAAGTAACCCTGCCTGAATCAGGTTACCTACGAGATGGTCTCTTTTTAATTAGAGGTGATAATTCTATGGGAAAAACTAGTTTTATGGAAGCAATGTTGTGGTGTATACTTGGAGATAAAATCATTTCTGGTCATAAAAGTTTGTTTGTTCGTCAAGGACAATCAAGTTGCAGAGTAGATGTAACGTTTGAACTTGAAGATAACATCTACAAGGTTGTGCGAAAAATCATATCTAGAAAGAGTAAAAAATCAAATTCCGATTTAGAATATCCTGTTGATGCAAGTCTTTCAAAGCAGAATGGTGATACATTTTCTATTATGTATAATGGTGTAAGGAGAGTTAATAGTGAGATTCAAAATCTTTTAGGACTTAGTGATGAGGATATCCTGAAAACAGTCTATGTAAAACAGAAAGAAGTTGATAGTTTGGCTACTGCAGAACCTGCAAAGCTACGTACACTAGTTACATCTTTGTTTGGATTGGAAGCATTTGATGATATAATTAAACGACTCAAAGATAGAATTATCAACATTACTGAATCCATAAATAACTTGTCTAGGGACGTTGGCCGTCTTGATATAGAACAAAATGAACTCGGCAAGCAAAAACATCGGGTAACAGAAATACAAGCAAATCTTGATGAAATTAACAAGCAGGTTGCTGAATCCAAACATCTCAAATCACAACTTTTTGACCTTGAGCGACTACGAATAATTACTCATAATGTGGGAATTATTGATGACATTAGTAACAAACTGCAGATACACGAAGAGAAGATTAAATCTCAAAGGGCACAGACACAAAACAGACAATCTAGAATTGAATCACTTGAGAGTGAAATTTCAACCCTAGATGAGGAAATTACTACCATAAATGATTTAGTAAATAGTTTGATGGATGAGAACAAGCTGCGTCACATTGATGATATAAATAATGACATCCTAAACATTACAGAACAAATTATTAATCAACGCAAGAAAATTAATGTGGAACTGGAATCTTTGAGTTCTGAATATATCTTACAATTAATAAAACAAATGCACACTAAAATTACTACATTAACTAAAGAACAATCACTCATGAATGAAACATTAAATCAATTAAGACAAACACATACTGAGGAGAAACTTCTTGTATCTATGAAACACGAAAGTCTAGATTATATTAAAAATCATGAAAAATGTCCTGTCTGTGAACGTGATATGATGGGGGAGAATTCTACTTTTGCTAAAATCAAATCTTCACATGAATCACACAAATCTAAAACATTAAAATTGAATGATGAAATTATTCAGTTGGAAAAACAAATCGATACCATTAATCTAGATATTTCTGATAAAAATAATATACGTGATTCACTAGATAGATTAACTGAACCAATAGATACACTTGAGCAAAAAAAATCTAATCTGCATTCGACTCTTGAATCATATGACGTTGATACGATTGATGCTCTGCTCTCAAAGATTGGAAATATCTCAATCTCTGAGGCCATAGATCAAAGACGTAAATCTGAGAACAAATTGAGTGTTAAACAAGAATTAATTCAGGCAAAACGTCAAAATTTAGAGGAGGAACGCTCCCAATCTACTAGTGGAAGGACAGACATTGAAGAGTTGGAGTTAGAAAAGACACAATTAAATGATCAAAAGGTATCTGCAAATAAGGATATTCTCAAACAACTCAAACCATATTCTAGTCTTGATGAATTATTAAAACAGTTCTCTTGCTCTAGTATAGCAGAACTTGAAAATAATCACAAAATCTATGATGCCAAAATATCAGAGCAGACCAAACAAAAAACATCTACTAAAAATCAACTAGATGAGACACTTGTAGATTTTGTAGATAGAGAAGATTGTATAAAATCACTGGTCTTACAAAAAAAGAAACTTGAAAATTCTAAAAACAAATTACGCCATATGAAATTTTTAAAGGGTGAAATTAACGGATTCCTTTCTATTCATGTGATAGAAGGTAAAATTGTAGAAATTTTAAAGGAAGCTACAAATCATTATCTATTACCATTTAGTAATAGAAGATATCGTGTTCATGAATTTCGCTCCATTTCTAAACGTGTTAAAGATATGGAATCACATGGTTTAGAGATTACTCTATTTGATGAACATGATAATATGATGAGAACAAAGACACAGATAAGCGGTGGTGATGAAACTGCATTAGGTCTTGCACTGAGACTTGCAATATCTAAAATCATGGGTCGTATACGACCATTTAAAAATTCTGAAACTCATCCTCCTCTAGTAAATATGATACTTCTTGATGAGCCAATGGGAAGTCTTGATGTTCATAGACGACGTGAACTGATGAATATACTAGTCTCAGATGCAAGTTTCAGTCAGATATTCCTCATTACTCATACTGATATTGATGTTGGGGACTCTCATAGCATTCAGGTATCTAGCACTAATCGAGATAAACAACTTGAATTTACCCCTATGCAGGTGTGA
- a CDS encoding zinc-dependent metalloprotease family protein — protein MPTLYILTYTITILLLVGFFGLVLSDSAYAVPLDNHTVTKLSPDTIGGYFNILEKLYINGSTSYEYHLFVEGNKSHTQQIPYTLEFSLPPTDLFDMSGNYVTVVLKTNPDNSSQLLQAKSMSLDTILSKPASLTIDGSRLTTTQLDHVTLFTKFANTTTPSNDASWYESLFYNQSTSLYNYFVHHSYNKTLLKNNGIIDWFNTTLPNTKSYDTSFEIPILYNTIINEYFSRNLTLYGADNIKYNDRSEKLYYNNTHDDIDVITIITNDVFETGIGGIAYLSPRQICDSSNVCGFVFININTHVSLQRGSLGQFSVVAHELGHNLNWRHSPPPLPLRTYDDPWSLMSDSYTTTGTVGIIGFNKYQSNWIEHSDVRIVLNNNLDTFKLTYLGENTIVNDTYKLAIIPFGTNGEYYTLEARTPSVFDKTPFNTTGLVLYSYNPFGQINTDDSTSPYL, from the coding sequence TTGCCTACTTTGTATATCCTGACATACACAATAACAATACTCTTACTTGTTGGATTTTTCGGACTCGTTTTATCTGACAGTGCTTATGCTGTTCCATTAGATAATCACACCGTTACTAAATTATCCCCTGATACTATTGGTGGTTACTTTAACATACTTGAGAAACTTTACATCAACGGCTCTACCTCTTACGAATATCATTTATTTGTTGAAGGAAATAAATCTCATACACAACAAATCCCTTATACTCTAGAATTTAGTTTGCCGCCAACTGATCTATTTGATATGTCAGGTAATTACGTTACAGTTGTTTTGAAGACCAACCCTGATAATTCTTCACAATTGTTGCAAGCCAAGTCTATGTCCCTTGATACTATTCTCTCCAAACCTGCATCTCTTACGATAGATGGAAGCAGACTAACTACAACTCAATTAGATCATGTTACACTATTCACTAAATTTGCTAATACTACAACTCCATCTAATGATGCATCTTGGTACGAATCTCTCTTTTATAACCAATCTACTTCCTTGTATAATTATTTTGTACATCATTCATACAATAAAACACTTTTAAAAAATAATGGTATAATAGATTGGTTTAACACAACTTTACCGAATACTAAATCTTATGATACATCCTTTGAAATACCAATTCTTTACAATACTATAATAAATGAATACTTTTCAAGAAATCTAACACTATATGGTGCTGATAATATAAAATATAATGATCGCTCTGAAAAACTATATTACAATAATACACATGATGACATTGATGTAATAACTATAATCACCAACGATGTTTTTGAAACGGGTATTGGTGGCATTGCATATCTTAGTCCAAGACAAATATGTGATAGTTCTAATGTATGCGGTTTTGTTTTTATAAATATTAATACTCATGTTTCTCTTCAACGAGGCTCTTTGGGTCAATTTTCTGTTGTTGCACATGAGCTTGGTCATAATTTAAATTGGCGACATTCGCCACCACCATTACCACTACGAACATATGATGATCCGTGGTCTTTAATGAGTGATTCATATACTACAACTGGCACTGTTGGCATAATTGGTTTTAACAAATATCAATCCAATTGGATTGAACACTCTGATGTTCGCATAGTTTTGAATAATAATCTTGACACATTCAAGTTGACATACCTTGGTGAGAATACAATTGTAAATGATACCTACAAACTTGCAATCATTCCGTTTGGGACAAATGGTGAATATTATACACTTGAAGCTAGAACGCCATCTGTATTTGACAAAACGCCTTTTAATACTACTGGATTAGTTTTGTATAGTTACAATCCCTTTGGACAAATTAATACTGATGATTCTACATCCCCATATCTTTAG
- a CDS encoding DNA double-strand break repair nuclease NurA, with the protein MSKNDTTSPLPWLSDELDTLQDFSEPNIMLRFSNIEKSYNLIGGTKRYVSAIDSSSIILGKTSTSIMFAVKSTIVFPDRVERFGPLTFCISEDNKQNWYDHFIKKIFRLTKQYYAPPFFRMHNTIREFLERMTQLYVANHVSNSIILWDGSLGTGKTRFIVPDELLTKLLCTAKQKSNSVIAVSKTTNMLLSSGQPLLSKLDHMSGPIAIDLTNQMPTSEAAGYDILGSTFATKFTQRGTPFRVDIDESSSPDTLSDLTSSISFIHGYPVPLRNAHVYAKIVPTIALACQKMLVSKSKTPLVKSPNLHKTLLFPYG; encoded by the coding sequence ATGTCTAAAAATGATACTACAAGTCCACTACCATGGCTATCTGACGAACTTGATACTCTACAAGATTTCTCCGAGCCAAATATCATGCTACGATTTAGTAATATAGAGAAATCATATAATCTAATTGGCGGTACCAAAAGATATGTATCTGCAATAGATTCTTCCTCTATAATACTTGGTAAGACATCTACCTCGATAATGTTTGCTGTAAAATCTACCATAGTATTTCCTGATCGAGTAGAAAGATTTGGTCCTTTGACATTTTGTATCTCAGAGGATAATAAACAAAATTGGTATGATCATTTTATAAAAAAAATATTTCGACTTACAAAACAATACTATGCCCCTCCTTTCTTTCGAATGCACAATACAATCCGTGAATTTTTAGAGCGTATGACTCAACTATATGTAGCAAATCATGTGTCTAACTCTATAATTCTGTGGGATGGTTCCCTTGGTACCGGAAAAACACGCTTTATAGTTCCTGATGAACTATTGACCAAACTATTGTGCACAGCTAAACAAAAGAGTAATAGTGTCATCGCTGTATCAAAAACCACTAATATGTTACTATCTTCTGGACAACCTCTATTATCAAAATTAGATCATATGTCAGGTCCAATAGCGATTGATCTAACAAATCAGATGCCGACCTCTGAAGCTGCCGGATATGATATACTTGGCAGTACATTTGCAACTAAATTTACACAAAGGGGTACTCCTTTTCGAGTTGATATTGACGAGTCTAGTTCTCCTGACACATTGAGTGATTTGACCTCTAGCATATCATTTATTCACGGATATCCAGTACCCTTGCGTAATGCTCATGTATATGCCAAAATTGTTCCTACTATTGCACTTGCATGTCAAAAGATGCTTGTATCTAAATCAAAGACCCCTCTAGTAAAATCGCCAAATCTTCATAAGACATTACTGTTTCCGTATGGGTAG
- a CDS encoding DUF87 domain-containing protein, protein MQIYKIKGDRILLIHGSQESVEVGQNLKIWDEEKKRGVLVQIIETQLTDIPGMLEDLIRNESIPSDKITTNMPDDLGQYINDVRDTKIIITKIRKEISNDDVISWTGWIPDRRSSVEPINDEWLMTKLDIGKNYPIHVGNTISDQTPLNLSAYDIQEGGTCVIIGKKGTGKSHAAKIILKGLLNHGAKCIVFDINAEYSQLDKSSTDSKINNLNPGYNLQFLLEYIGLDVISDVLRKSLKSSQPSLYELSRAWKGLKRNNTPITLDTILSSLDSMDVRGGVNKAILHALERRFEGLKKTNLITDEADRATTLENELRKIPNGGALVFNLRGRSSETVNIVVSTILTKLSNLLEHDINHDPVFLFAEEAHMYIGETDWDNIITRMRHLGTFQFYITNTPSTLPETLIRQTDNLFLFNLQNDEDFAYMTKAIRLDRETTTAIGKTLPPGTCLVIGNATREFPFVIKTVKLDDAAGETRRFFYKDDSQKPKSNTKPKHGEFSL, encoded by the coding sequence TTGCAAATTTACAAGATAAAAGGTGATAGGATACTCTTGATACACGGCTCTCAAGAGAGTGTAGAGGTAGGTCAGAATCTCAAGATTTGGGATGAAGAAAAAAAACGTGGTGTTTTAGTACAGATAATTGAAACACAACTGACAGACATTCCTGGAATGCTTGAGGATTTAATACGAAATGAGAGTATACCGAGTGATAAAATAACTACAAACATGCCAGATGATCTTGGTCAATATATTAACGATGTTCGAGATACTAAAATTATAATCACAAAGATTCGTAAAGAGATCTCTAATGATGATGTAATTTCTTGGACTGGTTGGATACCTGATAGGCGCTCAAGCGTGGAACCAATTAATGATGAATGGCTTATGACCAAACTTGATATTGGAAAAAACTACCCAATTCATGTAGGTAATACCATATCTGATCAAACTCCTCTGAATCTAAGTGCATACGACATTCAAGAGGGTGGAACATGTGTAATTATTGGTAAAAAAGGTACAGGGAAATCACATGCAGCCAAGATCATCTTAAAGGGATTACTGAATCATGGAGCAAAATGTATTGTATTTGATATCAATGCTGAATACTCTCAACTAGATAAATCCTCAACAGACTCTAAAATTAATAATTTGAATCCTGGATATAATTTACAATTCTTGCTAGAGTATATTGGCTTGGATGTGATTAGTGATGTATTGCGCAAATCTCTGAAAAGCTCACAACCATCATTATATGAATTGTCTAGAGCATGGAAGGGATTAAAACGTAATAACACTCCAATCACACTTGACACAATATTGTCATCACTTGATAGTATGGATGTACGTGGTGGTGTGAATAAAGCAATACTACACGCCCTTGAGAGGCGCTTTGAGGGACTAAAGAAGACAAATTTAATCACCGACGAGGCTGATCGTGCAACTACACTTGAGAATGAATTGAGAAAGATTCCAAATGGTGGTGCACTAGTCTTTAATTTACGTGGCAGATCCTCTGAGACTGTAAATATAGTAGTCTCTACAATACTTACCAAATTATCCAACCTACTAGAACATGACATCAATCATGATCCGGTATTTCTTTTTGCCGAAGAGGCTCACATGTACATTGGTGAAACTGATTGGGATAATATCATCACTCGTATGCGTCACTTGGGAACCTTTCAATTTTATATTACCAACACTCCATCCACGCTGCCAGAAACACTAATTCGTCAGACTGATAATTTGTTCTTGTTTAATTTACAAAATGATGAAGACTTTGCATACATGACAAAAGCGATAAGACTTGATCGTGAAACCACCACCGCGATAGGTAAAACACTACCGCCTGGGACATGTCTTGTGATTGGAAATGCGACTAGAGAATTTCCATTTGTGATTAAAACTGTAAAGCTAGATGATGCAGCAGGTGAGACTCGTAGATTCTTCTACAAAGATGACTCTCAAAAACCAAAATCTAATACAAAACCTAAACATGGAGAATTTTCACTTTGA
- a CDS encoding SRPBCC family protein, with amino-acid sequence MTNITKSIDIKSPIDTVFTYFARPEHVSDQMTDKGIGMTVIPMDIKEGMGVGTTFRIIGDFSGKRLEWDCETTEFIREEKISAKMIEGPFKKWSITTSFTPLSENLTKVSMSVDYEMPFGLLGSIADKAKFAKSAARGMETALFKVRGLLEGNGSIPVYITLDSYQKLLSEKKKMNNVPVSVVLNSILDNYAKVKVEPSA; translated from the coding sequence TTGACAAATATCACTAAATCAATAGATATTAAATCTCCAATTGATACTGTTTTTACCTACTTTGCACGTCCTGAGCACGTATCTGATCAGATGACAGACAAGGGTATTGGCATGACTGTAATTCCAATGGATATTAAAGAAGGTATGGGCGTTGGTACAACATTTAGAATAATTGGTGATTTTAGTGGTAAACGTCTAGAATGGGATTGTGAAACTACAGAGTTTATTCGTGAAGAAAAAATCTCTGCAAAAATGATTGAAGGTCCATTTAAGAAATGGTCGATAACCACATCATTTACACCACTAAGTGAAAATCTTACCAAAGTTAGTATGAGTGTGGATTATGAAATGCCATTTGGTCTTTTAGGTAGTATTGCAGACAAGGCAAAGTTTGCAAAATCTGCTGCACGTGGTATGGAAACTGCTCTGTTTAAGGTTCGTGGTCTATTGGAAGGTAATGGTTCCATTCCAGTATACATCACACTAGATTCTTATCAAAAACTATTATCTGAAAAGAAAAAGATGAATAATGTACCAGTATCAGTTGTACTTAATTCGATCTTGGACAATTATGCCAAAGTTAAAGTAGAACCATCTGCATAA
- a CDS encoding COX15/CtaA family protein: MFIGGYISAAGLGLVCPDWPLCPNGIFPGDDFFIEWVHRLIAVSVGTMIIATNVFVWKHQDSEKYIKFTSTFASVLVLTQIGLGALVIDLKLAAILVAIHFGIGILLFSMVLLTTLFGFRLSRKSSTTI, translated from the coding sequence ATGTTTATTGGTGGATACATCTCTGCTGCCGGACTTGGTCTGGTCTGTCCTGATTGGCCTCTGTGTCCAAATGGTATATTTCCAGGTGATGATTTTTTCATTGAATGGGTTCATAGATTAATTGCCGTATCTGTTGGTACTATGATCATTGCAACAAATGTATTTGTGTGGAAACATCAAGATTCAGAAAAGTATATCAAATTTACTAGCACTTTTGCATCTGTTTTAGTATTGACACAGATTGGTCTTGGAGCTCTTGTAATTGATTTGAAACTAGCGGCAATCTTGGTAGCCATTCATTTTGGTATTGGGATTTTACTATTCTCTATGGTGCTTCTCACAACACTCTTTGGATTTAGATTATCGCGTAAATCTAGTACTACTATTTGA
- a CDS encoding metallophosphoesterase: protein MIIAHVSDTHLGRRVSSSRRGIINNETRVIESDFYDSWEQFIDLVIEESPDIILHSGDFFDTPDGNDRNPPPEYARRVAAKSFKRLERFGIPFVIIDGNHGRYTEYRSSTLSSFDDTISNFFLFSHYDLRDAIREQRPLYRDFQDLNLRVIAHPALDLRTMHSLGIEQFYHDWIKIQTSSISPDMINVGIAHGAERFDTLSPEFLKGNFHYIALGDIHTMEQVSKHAWYSGSTERWVLDEYDREHGYLLVNVEKEKAYPSISRRFLKLDRKILSEHIKLEQNYTDTVIQSRVDDIYR, encoded by the coding sequence TTGATAATAGCGCACGTCTCTGATACACATTTGGGGCGACGTGTATCGTCTAGTCGTCGTGGAATAATTAATAATGAAACAAGGGTGATTGAATCTGATTTTTATGATTCATGGGAACAATTCATAGATCTAGTAATTGAGGAATCACCTGATATTATTTTACACAGTGGTGATTTCTTTGATACGCCTGATGGAAATGATCGTAATCCTCCACCAGAGTATGCACGAAGAGTAGCTGCCAAATCTTTTAAGAGATTAGAGAGATTTGGCATTCCATTTGTAATAATTGATGGTAATCATGGTAGATACACAGAGTATCGAAGTTCTACTTTGAGTAGTTTTGATGATACTATATCAAATTTTTTTCTTTTCTCTCACTATGATCTTCGTGATGCCATTAGGGAACAAAGACCACTGTATCGTGATTTTCAAGATCTAAACTTACGTGTTATAGCACATCCTGCATTAGATCTTCGAACAATGCACTCCCTTGGCATTGAACAATTCTATCATGATTGGATAAAGATACAAACCTCTAGTATATCCCCTGATATGATTAATGTGGGAATTGCTCATGGTGCAGAGAGATTCGATACGTTGAGTCCTGAATTTCTCAAGGGAAATTTTCATTATATTGCACTTGGTGATATACACACAATGGAGCAGGTATCAAAACATGCTTGGTACTCTGGCTCCACTGAAAGATGGGTCTTGGACGAATATGATCGTGAACATGGATATCTTTTGGTAAATGTTGAGAAAGAAAAAGCATACCCGAGTATAAGTAGGCGATTTTTAAAACTTGATAGAAAAATCTTAAGTGAACATATCAAACTTGAACAAAATTATACAGACACAGTCATCCAATCTCGAGTTGATGATATCTATCGTTGA
- a CDS encoding Vms1/Ankzf1 family peptidyl-tRNA hydrolase, whose protein sequence is MYYPHRHEAEIVSLLKKTKRDVVAEKIESLIEKKIIKLQKELESETQLVNTLCVFGWMDKDTVKIKYVTVSKKLPYIYMLSKKPYVKPFKDILKVDYKVMVVIVDSKSARLTLLQGNKVIDETRTSIHLIGRHRKGGQSQGRFLRARQTKIHVFFKKVAKKVLEIYSDDVDIIFLGGNGQAKMKFHDELDPKIMKKCRFVDTISLSTPPVEIHKKLIPSLYTYRKKYVTIMLEQFEKKVKSGKTARKNPVIKRALAKGAVETLFVSAQYRSNPQYLDILKMLEMAENTSARVEFVVAPNLVKRLQLYDSVLATLRYRFK, encoded by the coding sequence GTGTATTATCCACACAGACATGAGGCAGAGATTGTATCTTTACTAAAAAAAACAAAACGTGATGTAGTAGCTGAGAAGATAGAGTCACTCATTGAAAAAAAGATTATAAAACTTCAAAAAGAATTAGAAAGTGAAACACAACTAGTTAACACTCTGTGCGTATTTGGATGGATGGATAAAGATACAGTAAAAATCAAATATGTTACTGTCTCTAAAAAATTACCATACATCTACATGTTGAGTAAAAAACCATACGTAAAACCTTTCAAAGATATCCTAAAGGTGGACTATAAAGTAATGGTTGTGATCGTGGATAGTAAATCTGCGCGGCTAACTTTACTACAAGGAAATAAAGTAATAGATGAGACTAGAACTTCAATACACTTGATTGGAAGGCATAGAAAAGGTGGACAGAGTCAGGGAAGATTCTTGAGAGCTAGGCAAACCAAGATTCATGTCTTTTTTAAAAAGGTAGCAAAGAAAGTACTAGAGATATACTCTGATGATGTAGATATCATATTTCTAGGTGGAAATGGTCAGGCAAAGATGAAGTTTCACGATGAGCTTGATCCCAAAATTATGAAAAAGTGTAGATTTGTGGATACGATATCACTTTCCACACCACCAGTAGAGATTCATAAAAAACTCATACCTAGTCTATACACGTATAGGAAAAAATATGTCACAATAATGCTTGAACAATTTGAGAAAAAGGTAAAGAGTGGCAAAACAGCTAGAAAAAACCCTGTAATTAAAAGAGCACTTGCTAAAGGAGCCGTTGAAACATTATTTGTCTCCGCTCAATATCGTTCAAACCCACAATATTTGGATATACTCAAGATGTTGGAGATGGCCGAAAACACCTCTGCTAGAGTTGAGTTTGTAGTAGCACCTAATCTTGTTAAAAGACTCCAATTATATGATTCAGTACTAGCCACACTAAGATATCGTTTTAAGTAA
- a CDS encoding plastocyanin/azurin family copper-binding protein — translation MTQETNTETIYRTTPGRTTKMMVIMLGLCLIGGVIFIGMWDYWISIPAQGSLLPKESTTSDSAGSSPAVQTGKLIPITLSFIESDDFLKLAFNALPGEDDNNPTIYANVGDKIEFTVDNAGRSFHSFGVTRDDSGFDNIFDSSAIGSVTNALKPGEDGTSNFVPGESGTYYYICTVPGHREQGMVGEIIVTESTSKPIQAAPPTGVEREFDLNFVESDDFLKLAFNALPGEEGNNPDIVVSSGDEVTINTRNDGISFHAFGVVNDPDDISSIVWNSDIGSVVNSIKPSESGSVTFTAGAPGTYYYICTVPGHAQQGMKGTFTVT, via the coding sequence ATGACTCAAGAAACAAACACTGAAACAATCTATAGGACTACCCCTGGACGAACCACAAAGATGATGGTAATAATGTTGGGTCTTTGTCTTATCGGTGGAGTGATATTCATTGGTATGTGGGATTATTGGATATCTATTCCAGCACAAGGCAGTCTATTACCAAAAGAATCTACGACTTCAGATTCAGCCGGATCATCCCCTGCTGTTCAGACAGGAAAACTCATACCAATAACATTATCTTTTATAGAAAGTGATGACTTTTTGAAACTTGCATTCAATGCTCTTCCAGGAGAAGATGATAATAATCCTACAATTTATGCGAATGTCGGTGATAAAATAGAATTTACTGTTGATAACGCAGGAAGATCATTTCATTCATTTGGTGTAACTAGAGATGATTCTGGATTTGACAATATTTTTGACTCGAGCGCGATTGGTTCTGTTACAAATGCACTAAAGCCTGGAGAAGATGGGACTTCAAATTTTGTACCAGGTGAATCTGGTACCTATTATTACATTTGTACTGTTCCGGGTCATCGTGAACAAGGAATGGTAGGGGAGATTATTGTAACAGAATCTACATCTAAACCCATACAAGCAGCACCTCCTACGGGAGTTGAGCGTGAATTTGATCTAAACTTTGTAGAGAGTGATGACTTTTTGAAACTTGCATTCAATGCTCTTCCGGGAGAAGAAGGTAATAATCCTGATATTGTCGTATCCTCTGGTGATGAGGTAACGATTAATACAAGAAATGATGGTATATCTTTTCATGCTTTTGGTGTGGTAAATGATCCTGATGATATATCAAGTATCGTGTGGAATTCTGATATTGGATCAGTTGTAAATTCTATAAAACCTAGTGAAAGTGGCTCTGTTACATTTACCGCTGGAGCACCTGGTACCTATTATTACATTTGTACTGTTCCAGGTCACGCGCAACAAGGCATGAAGGGAACATTTACAGTGACATAG